The Bacteroidia bacterium DNA segment TTTAAAAGATATAAACCTGCGCCATCAGGAGGTGTTGAAAAACACCTTTAATGAGGTATTAGATAGCGGTTGGTATATATTAGGGAAATCAGTAGAGAGTTTTGAGCGGGAATATGCAGACTTTTCAGAAACCAAATACTGTACAGGCGTTGCCAACGGCTTAGATGCTCTGATTCTTTCTCTGAAAGCCTTGGAAGTTGGACAGGGAGATGAAGTTCTTGTACCTTCTAACACGTATATTGCCTCATGGTTGGCTGTTTCTTATGTGGGTGCAATTCCAATTCCTGTTGAACCCCGATTGGATACCTGTAACATCAACCCCGATTTAATAGAAGAAAAAATTACTTCTAAAACTAAAGTTATTATGCCTGTGAACCTGTATGGTCAGGCAGCAGAATTGGAGGCGATATGCGCTGTTGCCCAAAAGTACGGCTTATTTGTTTTGGAAGATAATGCACAAGCGCAAGGAGCAAGCTATAAAGGTAAACTTTGCGGAGCGTGGGGAGATATAAATGCAACAAGTTTCTATCCCGGAAAGAATTTAGGTGCTTTGGGTGATGGAGGAGCCGTTACAACCAATACTGAAGCGTTGGATAGAAAAATCAGGGTATTGCGAAACTACGGTTCACAGAAGAAGTATTACAACGAAATCAAGGGAGTTAATTCCAGACTTGATGAGTTGCAGGCTGCGTTTTTGAGTGAAAAATTAAAGTTTTTGCAACAGGATAATACAGAGCGCAACAAATTGGCGGATATTTATAACCAAGAGTTAGCAACAGTTGGTGATTTGGTTTTGCCTCAATTGGCAGAAGGTGCGACCTCTGTATATCATATTTATCAAATAAGAACCAAACAAAGAAACGAGTTACAGAATTACCTGACACAGCAGGGAATAGGAACTGTTATCCACTACCCTGTTCCCCCTCATTTACAACAAGCCTATCAGGAGTTAGGATATAGGAAAGGAGATTTCCCGATAGCTGAGGAAATAGCGGAAACCTGTCTTAGCATTCCTTTATTTCCGGGATTATTGGAAGATGAGCAAGCATATATTGTACAAACAATAAAGAAGTTTTTTCGGTGAACCAATCTTTGCCTTTAGTTTCTTTCATTGCTGCTTGCTATAATCATGAGGGGTATGTCATTGAAACCTTAGAATCCATAATTCAGCAGGAAACCAAGGTTCCTTTTGAGATTATAATAACAGATGATTTTTCCAAGGATAACTCTG contains these protein-coding regions:
- a CDS encoding DegT/DnrJ/EryC1/StrS family aminotransferase produces the protein MDRQSMKIPYLNLKDINLRHQEVLKNTFNEVLDSGWYILGKSVESFEREYADFSETKYCTGVANGLDALILSLKALEVGQGDEVLVPSNTYIASWLAVSYVGAIPIPVEPRLDTCNINPDLIEEKITSKTKVIMPVNLYGQAAELEAICAVAQKYGLFVLEDNAQAQGASYKGKLCGAWGDINATSFYPGKNLGALGDGGAVTTNTEALDRKIRVLRNYGSQKKYYNEIKGVNSRLDELQAAFLSEKLKFLQQDNTERNKLADIYNQELATVGDLVLPQLAEGATSVYHIYQIRTKQRNELQNYLTQQGIGTVIHYPVPPHLQQAYQELGYRKGDFPIAEEIAETCLSIPLFPGLLEDEQAYIVQTIKKFFR